The Dictyoglomus sp. NZ13-RE01 genome has a segment encoding these proteins:
- the nadC gene encoding nicotinate-nucleotide diphosphorylase (carboxylating) yields the protein MSIPHHLLREIIENALKEDIGFSDITTDSIVPENLNIRAYIIAKEEGIIAGLPVAKEVFKFLDEEVNFSQKVSDGERVERGKIIAEIYGKARAILSGERVALNFLQRLSGIATFTNYCVSLAKPYNVKILDTRKTTPMLRILEKYAAKVGGGENHRFALYDMVLIKDNHIRIAGGITEAVRRVREKVPPFYKIEVETENLEQVREALENKVDIIMLDNMDIETIKKAVEIINGKVLIEVSGNIKPEDIKVIAPLGINFISMGKLTHSVKSLDISLEIEGE from the coding sequence ATGTCAATTCCCCACCATCTTTTAAGAGAAATAATTGAGAATGCATTAAAGGAAGATATTGGTTTTTCTGATATAACTACTGATAGTATTGTCCCTGAAAATCTTAATATTAGGGCTTATATAATTGCAAAAGAAGAAGGAATTATAGCAGGTCTTCCTGTGGCAAAAGAAGTTTTTAAGTTCTTGGATGAAGAGGTGAATTTTTCTCAGAAAGTTTCAGATGGAGAGAGGGTTGAAAGAGGGAAAATCATAGCGGAGATATACGGGAAGGCAAGAGCAATTCTTTCTGGGGAAAGAGTTGCCTTAAACTTTTTGCAAAGACTTTCTGGAATTGCAACCTTTACTAATTATTGTGTTTCCCTTGCTAAACCTTATAATGTAAAAATATTGGATACAAGAAAAACTACACCCATGCTTCGTATCTTAGAGAAATATGCAGCAAAGGTTGGGGGAGGGGAAAATCATAGGTTTGCCTTATATGATATGGTTTTAATAAAAGATAATCATATAAGGATTGCAGGGGGAATTACAGAGGCTGTAAGAAGGGTAAGAGAAAAGGTACCACCTTTTTACAAAATTGAGGTGGAGACAGAAAATTTAGAGCAAGTAAGGGAAGCTTTAGAAAATAAAGTAGATATTATTATGTTAGATAATATGGATATTGAGACTATTAAAAAGGCAGTAGAAATTATTAATGGAAAGGTATTAATTGAAGTATCAGGAAATATAAAGCCAGAGGATATTAAAGTTATTGCTCCCTTAGGAATAAACTTTATATCAATGGGGAAATTAACCCATTCTGTAAAAAGCCTAGATATAAGTTTGGAAATAGAGGGAGAATGA
- the nadB gene encoding L-aspartate oxidase, with product MRERDFDVIIIGSGVAGLISAFYSPANLKVGLFTKGNLEESSTYYAQGGIAVALNNDDSPELHFEDTINAGAGLNEENIVKIVVEEGIERIKDLISAGVKFDRVNGLEFTKEAAHSRRRIIHARGDSTGLELAKTLISIIKEKSNISIFEKYFLIDLVLDNDKAIGGIFLNEKDEVELVYAKYVILATGGAGQIYPYTTNPITSTGDGIAIAYRAYASIMDLEFYQFHPTALKVNLPQKFLISEAVRGEGGILVNGYGERFMLNYHPQGELAPRDIVTRAIYLEMLETEKDIFLDFRPIGKSKIKRRFPNILRVCNQYGYDITKDLIPIEPSAHYLMGGIETDEWGRTRIKNLYACGEVACTGLHGANRLASNSLLEGIVFGKRCITAISQDLSSNNINTSIKLIEKSPNISFTKKDLRELMWNNVGILREEKRLKDAVKILEIWNKELEGTFIKNREFLELKNMVLVSYLTAKSALLREESRGAHFRIDYPITKEEWRKHIIWQKGEEVIFRDVNSPPSFKRNN from the coding sequence ATGAGAGAAAGAGATTTTGATGTTATTATAATTGGAAGTGGTGTAGCAGGCTTAATTTCTGCTTTTTATTCTCCTGCTAACTTAAAAGTAGGATTATTTACAAAGGGTAATTTAGAGGAGAGTAGTACCTATTATGCCCAAGGTGGTATTGCGGTTGCCTTAAATAATGATGATTCTCCGGAACTTCATTTTGAGGATACAATTAATGCAGGTGCAGGACTTAATGAAGAGAATATAGTTAAAATAGTAGTAGAGGAAGGTATTGAAAGGATAAAGGACCTAATATCCGCAGGAGTAAAATTTGATAGAGTAAACGGATTGGAATTTACAAAAGAGGCAGCCCATAGTAGGAGAAGGATAATTCATGCTCGTGGAGACTCTACAGGGCTTGAGCTTGCAAAAACACTCATTTCTATCATAAAAGAAAAATCCAATATTTCCATTTTTGAAAAATATTTTTTAATAGATCTTGTTTTGGATAACGATAAAGCAATTGGTGGAATATTTTTAAATGAGAAGGATGAAGTGGAATTAGTCTATGCCAAATATGTAATTCTGGCCACAGGAGGGGCAGGACAGATTTATCCCTATACTACTAATCCTATAACTTCTACAGGAGATGGTATAGCTATTGCTTATAGAGCCTATGCCAGTATCATGGATCTTGAATTTTATCAGTTCCATCCTACCGCTTTGAAGGTTAACCTACCTCAGAAATTTTTAATCTCTGAAGCAGTAAGAGGTGAAGGGGGAATATTGGTAAACGGCTATGGAGAAAGGTTTATGCTAAACTATCATCCTCAGGGAGAGTTGGCACCAAGGGATATAGTTACAAGAGCAATCTATTTAGAGATGTTGGAAACAGAAAAGGATATATTCTTGGATTTTCGTCCTATAGGTAAAAGCAAGATAAAAAGAAGATTTCCAAACATTTTAAGGGTTTGTAACCAATACGGATATGATATTACAAAAGATTTAATTCCTATAGAGCCTTCCGCCCACTATCTAATGGGAGGAATAGAAACCGATGAATGGGGAAGAACAAGGATAAAGAATCTATACGCATGTGGAGAAGTGGCTTGTACAGGACTTCATGGAGCAAATAGGCTTGCCAGTAATTCTCTTTTGGAGGGTATAGTTTTTGGAAAAAGATGTATAACTGCTATAAGTCAAGATTTAAGCTCTAATAACATAAATACATCTATAAAATTAATTGAAAAAAGCCCTAATATTTCCTTTACAAAGAAAGATTTAAGAGAATTAATGTGGAACAATGTAGGAATCTTAAGGGAAGAAAAAAGGTTGAAAGATGCGGTAAAGATTTTGGAGATATGGAACAAAGAATTAGAAGGGACTTTTATTAAAAATAGAGAGTTTTTAGAATTAAAAAATATGGTGCTGGTCTCTTATCTTACTGCAAAATCCGCCCTTTTAAGAGAGGAGAGTAGAGGTGCCCATTTTAGAATAGATTATCCCATAACAAAAGAGGAATGGAGAAAGCATATAATTTGGCAAAAGGGAGAGGAGGTAATATTTCGTGATGTCAATTCCCCACCATCTTTTAAGAGAAATAATTGA
- a CDS encoding quinolinate synthase produces MDIVERIRKLKKERNAIILAHNYQLPEVQDIADFVGDSLELSRIAKEVKEEVIVFCGVHFMAETASILAPEKTIILPDINAGCPLANMITSEDIKKLREKYPNALVVAYVNTSAEVKAESDYCCTSANAISVVEKVPSDEVIFVPDRNLGYYVSKHVNKKMYIWNGFCPTHQRILPQDIEIMKNKYKNAKVVVHPECRKEVLDMADKIASTSGIIKFVKEDNNKEYIIGTEMGILHRLRKEAPDKIFYPASSLAVCPNMKKITLEKILWALEDLKPIVKVEEPIRSKAYRAIEKMLAL; encoded by the coding sequence ATGGATATAGTAGAGAGAATAAGAAAATTAAAGAAGGAAAGGAATGCAATAATATTAGCCCATAATTATCAGCTTCCTGAAGTTCAGGATATTGCAGATTTTGTAGGGGATTCTTTAGAACTTTCTCGTATCGCTAAAGAAGTAAAAGAAGAGGTAATAGTTTTTTGTGGTGTGCACTTTATGGCTGAAACTGCAAGTATTTTAGCACCAGAAAAGACAATTATTTTACCAGATATTAATGCAGGATGTCCTTTAGCGAATATGATTACCTCAGAGGATATAAAGAAGCTCAGGGAAAAATATCCAAATGCCTTAGTGGTTGCATATGTTAATACTTCTGCAGAGGTAAAGGCGGAAAGTGATTATTGTTGTACCTCTGCAAATGCTATCTCTGTAGTGGAAAAGGTTCCTTCCGATGAGGTTATTTTTGTACCTGATCGAAATTTGGGATATTATGTTAGTAAACATGTAAATAAGAAGATGTATATTTGGAATGGATTTTGTCCTACGCATCAAAGAATCCTACCTCAAGATATTGAAATTATGAAAAATAAATATAAAAATGCAAAAGTGGTTGTGCATCCTGAGTGTAGAAAGGAAGTTTTGGATATGGCGGATAAAATAGCCAGTACCAGTGGTATTATTAAGTTTGTAAAGGAAGATAACAATAAAGAATACATAATTGGGACCGAAATGGGAATTCTTCATAGGTTGAGAAAAGAAGCTCCAGATAAAATTTTCTATCCTGCATCTTCTTTAGCTGTTTGCCCTAATATGAAGAAGATAACCTTAGAAAAAATTTTATGGGCATTAGAAGATTTAAAGCCTATTGTTAAAGTGGAAGAACCTATAAGATCGAAAGCTTATAGGGCTATTGAAAAAATGTTAGCCTTATGA
- a CDS encoding trehalose utilization protein ThuA: MRNIVTIWNEFRHEKLHEETKRIYPSGIHNIIAEFTKKEGFKVKTATLDEPDHGLSDEVLNSTGVLVWWSHMANEEVRDDIVEKIHKRILEGMGFIALHSSHLSKIFKKLMGTSCRLKWREEGEKERVWVVEPGHPIAEGLPEYFEIPHSEMYGERFDIPRPDELVFISWFKGGEVFRSGMCFYRGNGRIFYFSPGHETYPIYYQEEVQKVICNAVRWAMPRKEVKVTFGNVKPLEKWE, encoded by the coding sequence ATGAGAAATATAGTAACTATCTGGAATGAGTTTAGGCATGAAAAATTGCATGAAGAAACGAAAAGAATCTATCCATCTGGCATCCACAACATAATTGCAGAATTTACAAAAAAAGAAGGCTTTAAAGTAAAAACTGCGACCTTAGACGAGCCTGATCATGGTCTCTCCGACGAAGTTTTAAATTCTACGGGAGTGCTTGTTTGGTGGAGCCATATGGCAAATGAAGAGGTAAGAGACGATATAGTAGAAAAAATTCACAAAAGGATATTAGAAGGAATGGGATTTATTGCACTGCATTCTTCTCACCTCTCCAAAATATTTAAAAAACTTATGGGGACAAGTTGTAGGCTAAAATGGAGAGAAGAGGGTGAAAAAGAAAGAGTATGGGTGGTAGAGCCAGGACATCCTATTGCAGAGGGGCTACCTGAATATTTTGAGATTCCACATTCAGAAATGTATGGAGAAAGATTTGATATTCCAAGACCTGATGAATTAGTTTTTATCAGCTGGTTTAAAGGTGGGGAAGTTTTTAGAAGTGGTATGTGTTTCTATAGAGGAAATGGAAGAATTTTTTACTTTAGTCCTGGGCATGAAACTTATCCCATCTATTATCAAGAAGAGGTACAAAAAGTTATATGCAATGCAGTTAGGTGGGCTATGCCAAGAAAGGAGGTGAAAGTTACCTTTGGAAATGTAAAACCCTTAGAAAAATGGGAATAA
- a CDS encoding glycosidase: MGIKIYTEPIPNLPWEDKPKDCKDVIWRYSKNPIIKRNHIKRSNSIFNSAVVKFGDKFAGVFRVDDKSRAMNIHRGFSNDGLNWQIDEEPINFIQKTRDPLISQYKYDPRVTKIEDTYWITWCNGYYGPTIGVGYTYDFQEFYQIENAFLPYNRNGVLFPRKINGKYAMLSRPSDQGHTAFGDIFYSESPDMIHWGCHRHVMSAGHQYSGWQSLKIGAGPTPIETSEGWLLIYHGVLLSCNGYVYSFGAALLDLEKPWIVKYRAREYLLSPQEYYECVGDVPNVAFPCAALVDSETGRMAIYYGGADTVVAVAFGYVQDIIDHLKDTGIKYT, from the coding sequence ATGGGAATAAAGATTTATACAGAACCTATTCCAAATTTACCATGGGAAGACAAGCCTAAAGACTGTAAAGACGTAATTTGGCGCTATTCTAAAAATCCTATAATTAAAAGAAATCATATAAAAAGATCCAACAGCATATTTAATAGTGCGGTTGTAAAATTTGGAGATAAATTTGCAGGAGTATTTAGGGTAGATGACAAAAGTAGAGCCATGAATATTCATAGAGGATTTAGCAATGATGGATTAAACTGGCAAATTGATGAGGAGCCTATAAATTTCATTCAAAAAACCAGAGATCCTCTGATAAGTCAGTATAAATATGATCCAAGAGTAACAAAAATAGAAGATACTTATTGGATAACTTGGTGTAATGGATACTATGGTCCCACTATAGGAGTAGGTTATACTTATGATTTCCAAGAATTCTATCAGATTGAGAATGCCTTCTTACCGTATAACAGAAATGGGGTTTTATTCCCAAGAAAAATTAATGGAAAATACGCCATGTTAAGTAGACCATCCGATCAAGGACATACCGCTTTTGGAGATATCTTTTATAGTGAAAGTCCTGATATGATTCATTGGGGCTGTCATAGGCATGTAATGTCCGCAGGGCACCAGTATTCAGGATGGCAATCTCTAAAGATAGGAGCAGGACCAACACCCATTGAAACCAGTGAAGGTTGGCTTCTCATATATCATGGTGTACTTCTATCCTGTAATGGATATGTATACAGCTTTGGAGCTGCCCTTCTTGATTTAGAAAAGCCATGGATAGTAAAGTATAGAGCAAGAGAATATTTGTTATCACCTCAAGAATATTATGAGTGCGTAGGAGATGTACCTAATGTAGCATTCCCTTGTGCAGCTTTAGTAGACTCAGAAACAGGAAGAATGGCAATATATTATGGAGGAGCGGACACAGTGGTTGCAGTAGCCTTTGGATATGTGCAGGATATTATAGACCATCTAAAGGATACAGGAATAAAATATACATAA